In Anser cygnoides isolate HZ-2024a breed goose chromosome 14, Taihu_goose_T2T_genome, whole genome shotgun sequence, one genomic interval encodes:
- the FNIP1 gene encoding folliculin-interacting protein 1 isoform X4, whose product MALALTSGTWNLRKTWPLPEFDPSQIRLIVYQDCERRGRNVLFDSSAKRKIEDVSVSKLCSDAQVRVFGKCCQLKPGGDSSSSLDSSINSSSSFSDAKEQCPKYQGSRCSSDANMLGEMMFGSVAMSYKGSTLKIHQIRSPPQLMLSKVFTARTGSSIYGSLNTLQDSLEFINQDSNTLKPDHSTIMNGLLGNIGLSQLCSPRRAFSEQGPLRLIRSASFFAVHSNPMDMPGREQNEDRDSGIARSASLSSLLITPFPSPGSSFNKSCASSYQRRWRRSQTTSLENGVFPRWSMDESFNLSDDSSGPSPGIVRKKKIAIGVIFSLSRDEDENNKFNEFFFSHFPLFESHMNKLKSAIEQAMKMSRRSADASQRSLAYNRIVDALNEFRTTICNLYTMPRIGEPVWLTMMSGTPEKNQLCHRFMKEFTFLMENAAKNQFLPALLTAVLTNHLAWVPTVMPNGQPPIRIFLEKHSSQSVDMLAKTHPYNPLWAQLGDLYGAIGSPVRLAKTVVVGKRHDLVQRLLYFLTYFIRCSELQETHLLENGEDEAIVMPGTVITTTLEKGEVEESEYVLVTMHKNRGNLLPRESEEMRTPNCSCKYCKCPISLAQNIEGVSQQEREDTQNTPKVELETSSDESRTIVPDDCQEDAVDVKPSRTCLDTNLESVACAGAASPEKRVSTESGLEPTANVWRDEDPLESGNQAVSATRSPGIAVEKKPPDKLFCDTFPCGAAEAQTKVTFLIGDSMSPDSDIELRSQAVVEQIARHHSPPAAEEGVSADQNCEAKQTGEDQNRDCGTTEPFPQVASEHQSWNPNPYNAESMSLFDEYFTDDSSIETRTIDDIPGQAATDLLAHSSSLEFSKNLCTKTSKPPSEFCKFMDSVQQETYKICFAEQDQREKISIRVPHGDRENTEKKVAPGIDWDIPRNESSDSALGDSESEDAGHDLTRPSSNYYGGEQEDWAEEYEIPFPGSKLVEVNSVQPSIANFGRSLLGGYCSSYVPDFVLQGIGSDEKLRHCLVSDLSHAVQHPVLDEPIAEAVCIIADTDKWTVQVASSQRRMIDNKLGKEVLVSSLVSNLLHSTLQLYKHNLSPNFCVMHLEDRLQELYFKSKMLSEYLKGQMRVHVKELGVVLGIESSDLPLLAAVASTHSPYVAQILL is encoded by the exons ATGGCTTTGGCTTTGACTTCAGGAACCTGGAACTTGAGGAAAAC ctggCCTTTGCCGGAGTTTGACCCAAGTCAGATCCGACTGATTGTGTATCAGGACTGCGAGAGAAGAGGACGGAATGTCTTGTTTGACTCGAGTGCTAAAAGAAAAATCGAGGACGTTTCGGTGTCG AAACTCTGCAGCGATGCTCAGGTGCGAGTTTTTGGGAAGTGTTGCCAACTGAAGCCCGGAGGAGATAGCTCTTCTTCCTTGGATAGTTCAATCAATTCGTCCTCCTCATTCTCTGATGCAAAAGAACAATGCCCAAAATATCAG ggttctCGGTGCTCTTCAGATGCTAACATGCTCGGAGAGATGATGTTTGGCTCTGTGGCCATGAGCTATAAGGGCTCCACATTGAAAATTCACCAGATCCG CTCACCTCCTCAGCTCATGCTCAGCAAAGTTTTCACAGCTCGCACTGGAAGCAGCATCTATGGAAGTCTGAATAC GTTGCAGGACAGTCTTGAGTTCATTAATCAAGACAGCAATACATTAAAGCCTGACCACAGTACGATTATGAATGGACTTCTTGGGAATATAG GTCtttcacagctttgcagccCTAGGCGGGCATTCTCTGAACAAGGTCCGCTCCGCCTGATCCGGAGCGCCTCTTTCTTTGCAG TTCACAGCAACCCTATGGATATGCCTGGGAGGGAGCAGAATGAGGACAGAGACAGTGGTATAGCGAGATCTG CGTCTCTTAGCAGTCTGCTCATCACTCCGTTTCCATCTCCGGGCTCTTCATTTAACAAAAGCTGTGCTAGCAGCTACCAGCGGCGGTGGCGTCGCAGCCAGACTACCAGCTTGGAGAATGGGGTCTTCCCTCGATG GTCCATGGATGAAAGCTTTAACTTGTCAGATGACAGCTCTGGTCCTAGCCCAGGAAttgttaggaagaaaaagatagcAATTGGAGTTATTTTTTCACTCTCAAGAGATGAAGATGAGAACAACAAATTTAATGAATTCTTCTTCTCACATTTTCCACTTTTTGAGAGTCACATGAACAAACTGAAGAGTGCAATAGAACAG GCTATGAAAATGAGTCGTAGATCAGCTGATGCCAGTCAGCGGAGTTTGGCATATAACAGAATTGTTGATGCCCTTAATGAATTCAG AACGACCATTTGCAACCTCTACACTATGCCGCGGATCGGGGAGCCCGTCTGGCTTACTATGATGTCGGGGACACCGGAGAAGAACCAGCTGTGCCATCGCTTCATGAAGGAATTCACTTTCTTGATGGAAAACGCTGCTAAAAACCA GTTTTTACCAGCCTTACTGACTGCGGTCCTGACTAACCACCTGGCCTGGGTCCCTACGGTCATGCCGAACGGCCAGCCGCCTATACGAATCTTCCTGGAAAAGCATTCTTCCCAGAGCGTGGACATGCTGGCCAAAACTCACCCGTACAACCCGCTGTGGGCACAGCTCG GTGACTTGTATGGGGCTATTGGATCACCTGTGAGATTAGCAAAAACAGTTGTGGTTGGCAAAAGGCATGACCTGGTACAGAGATTGCTTTACTTCCTCACTTACTTCATCAGGTGCTCAGAACTTCAAGAGACACATCTTCTAGAAAATGGGGAAGATGAAGCCATAGTCATGCCTGGAACTGTTATAACTACCACGCTGGAGAAAGGGGAAGTAGAAGAATCCGAGTATGTGCTTGTCACCATGCACAAGAACAGGGGCAACTTGCTACCGAGGGAGTCTGAAGAAATGAGAACTCCCAACTGTAGCTGTAAATATTGCAAATGTCCGATTTCCCTTGCACAAAACATAGAAGGTGTTTCACAGCAAGAGAGAGAAGACACGCAGAACACTCCTAAGGTAGAGCTGGAAACGTCTTCAGACGAGAGCAGAACTATTGTTCCTGATGATTGCCAGGAAGATGCTGTTGATGTTAAGCCATCGAGAACCTGCCTGGACACTAACCTGGAGAGCGTGGCGTGCGCAGGGGCGGCTTCACCAGAAAAACGTGTATCGACAGAATCTGGTTTAGAGCCAACAGCAAATGTGTGGAGGGATGAAGACCCGCTGGAATCGGGCAACCAGGCAGTCAGTGCAACAAGGTCACCCGGTATAGCTGTGGAAAAGAAGCCTCCAGATAAGCTCTTCTGCGATACGTTTCCTTGCGGTGCTGCTGAAGCTCAGACAAAGGTGACTTTCCTCATCGGAGACTCCATGTCACCTGATTCAGACATCGAGCTCAGAAGTCAGGCAGTAGTGGAACAAATTGCGAGGCATCACAGCCCGCCAGCAGCGGAGGAAGGAGTGTCTGCTGATCAGAACTGTGAAGCTAAACAAACTGGTGAGGACCAAAATAGAGACTGTGGGACAACTGAACCCTTTCCTCAAGTTGCTAGCGAGCATCAGAGCTGGAATCCAAACCCATACAACGCTGAGAGCATGAGTCTGTTTGATGAATATTTTACTGATGACAGTTCAATTGAAACCCGGACTATTGATGATATTCCAGGGCAAGCAGCTACGGACCTTCTTGCTCACAGCAGTAGTTTAGAGTTTTCTAAAAACCTGTGTACAAAGACTAGCAAACCACCTAGCGAATTTTGTAAATTTATGGACTCCGTTCAACAGGAGACATACAAAATCTGCTTTGCTGAGCAGGACCAAAGAGAGAAAATCTCTATTCGTGTCCCCCATGGggacagagaaaacacagagaaaaaggtCGCCCCAGGAATTGATTGGGACATTCCAAGAAATGAGAGTTCAGATAGTGCCCTGGGTGACAGTGAAAGCGAGGATGCTGGTCATGATCTAACCAGACCAAGCAGTAACTATTACGGAGGAGAGCAAGAAGATTGGGCAGAAGAATATGAGATTCCTTTTCCTGG GTCAAAATTAGTTGAAGTGAACTCTGTCCAGCCCAGTATTGCCAATTTTGGAAGATCCTTACTGGGTGGCTACTGTTCGTCGTATGTCCCTGACTTCGTTTTGCAAGGAATAGGAAGTGATGAAAAGCTGAGACACTGTTTGGTGTCAGATTTGTCTCATGCTGTGCAG caTCCTGTTCTGGATGAGCCGATTGCGGAAGCCGTCTGCATTATTGCAGACACGGACAAATGGACGGTGCAAGTGGCCAGTAGCCAGAGACGGATGATCGATAACAAGCTGGGAAAAGAAGTGTTAGTCTCCAGTCTTGTCTCTAACCTGCTTCATTCCACTCTTCAGCTTTACAAGCATAATTTGTCTCCAAACTTT tGTGTTATGCACCTGGAAGATCGGCTGCAGGAGCTCTATTTCAAGAGCAAGATGCTGTCTGAATATCTCAAGGGCCAGATGAGAGTTCACGTCAAAGAGCTGGGTGTTGTGCTGGG gATTGAATCCAGCGACCTCCCTTTACTGGCAGCTGTAGCAAGCACTCACTCTCCGTATGTTGCCCAGATACTGCTCTGA
- the FNIP1 gene encoding folliculin-interacting protein 1 isoform X2: MPPTLFQKLFNKKHGLVSPARDARDDCVFSWPLPEFDPSQIRLIVYQDCERRGRNVLFDSSAKRKIEDVSVSKLCSDAQVRVFGKCCQLKPGGDSSSSLDSSINSSSSFSDAKEQCPKYQGSRCSSDANMLGEMMFGSVAMSYKGSTLKIHQIRSPPQLMLSKVFTARTGSSIYGSLNTLQDSLEFINQDSNTLKPDHSTIMNGLLGNIVHSNPMDMPGREQNEDRDSGIARSASLSSLLITPFPSPGSSFNKSCASSYQRRWRRSQTTSLENGVFPRWSMDESFNLSDDSSGPSPGIVRKKKIAIGVIFSLSRDEDENNKFNEFFFSHFPLFESHMNKLKSAIEQAMKMSRRSADASQRSLAYNRIVDALNEFRTTICNLYTMPRIGEPVWLTMMSGTPEKNQLCHRFMKEFTFLMENAAKNQFLPALLTAVLTNHLAWVPTVMPNGQPPIRIFLEKHSSQSVDMLAKTHPYNPLWAQLGDLYGAIGSPVRLAKTVVVGKRHDLVQRLLYFLTYFIRCSELQETHLLENGEDEAIVMPGTVITTTLEKGEVEESEYVLVTMHKNRGNLLPRESEEMRTPNCSCKYCKCPISLAQNIEGVSQQEREDTQNTPKVELETSSDESRTIVPDDCQEDAVDVKPSRTCLDTNLESVACAGAASPEKRVSTESGLEPTANVWRDEDPLESGNQAVSATRSPGIAVEKKPPDKLFCDTFPCGAAEAQTKVTFLIGDSMSPDSDIELRSQAVVEQIARHHSPPAAEEGVSADQNCEAKQTGEDQNRDCGTTEPFPQVASEHQSWNPNPYNAESMSLFDEYFTDDSSIETRTIDDIPGQAATDLLAHSSSLEFSKNLCTKTSKPPSEFCKFMDSVQQETYKICFAEQDQREKISIRVPHGDRENTEKKVAPGIDWDIPRNESSDSALGDSESEDAGHDLTRPSSNYYGGEQEDWAEEYEIPFPGSKLVEVNSVQPSIANFGRSLLGGYCSSYVPDFVLQGIGSDEKLRHCLVSDLSHAVQHPVLDEPIAEAVCIIADTDKWTVQVASSQRRMIDNKLGKEVLVSSLVSNLLHSTLQLYKHNLSPNFCVMHLEDRLQELYFKSKMLSEYLKGQMRVHVKELGVVLGIESSDLPLLAAVASTHSPYVAQILL, translated from the exons ctggCCTTTGCCGGAGTTTGACCCAAGTCAGATCCGACTGATTGTGTATCAGGACTGCGAGAGAAGAGGACGGAATGTCTTGTTTGACTCGAGTGCTAAAAGAAAAATCGAGGACGTTTCGGTGTCG AAACTCTGCAGCGATGCTCAGGTGCGAGTTTTTGGGAAGTGTTGCCAACTGAAGCCCGGAGGAGATAGCTCTTCTTCCTTGGATAGTTCAATCAATTCGTCCTCCTCATTCTCTGATGCAAAAGAACAATGCCCAAAATATCAG ggttctCGGTGCTCTTCAGATGCTAACATGCTCGGAGAGATGATGTTTGGCTCTGTGGCCATGAGCTATAAGGGCTCCACATTGAAAATTCACCAGATCCG CTCACCTCCTCAGCTCATGCTCAGCAAAGTTTTCACAGCTCGCACTGGAAGCAGCATCTATGGAAGTCTGAATAC GTTGCAGGACAGTCTTGAGTTCATTAATCAAGACAGCAATACATTAAAGCCTGACCACAGTACGATTATGAATGGACTTCTTGGGAATATAG TTCACAGCAACCCTATGGATATGCCTGGGAGGGAGCAGAATGAGGACAGAGACAGTGGTATAGCGAGATCTG CGTCTCTTAGCAGTCTGCTCATCACTCCGTTTCCATCTCCGGGCTCTTCATTTAACAAAAGCTGTGCTAGCAGCTACCAGCGGCGGTGGCGTCGCAGCCAGACTACCAGCTTGGAGAATGGGGTCTTCCCTCGATG GTCCATGGATGAAAGCTTTAACTTGTCAGATGACAGCTCTGGTCCTAGCCCAGGAAttgttaggaagaaaaagatagcAATTGGAGTTATTTTTTCACTCTCAAGAGATGAAGATGAGAACAACAAATTTAATGAATTCTTCTTCTCACATTTTCCACTTTTTGAGAGTCACATGAACAAACTGAAGAGTGCAATAGAACAG GCTATGAAAATGAGTCGTAGATCAGCTGATGCCAGTCAGCGGAGTTTGGCATATAACAGAATTGTTGATGCCCTTAATGAATTCAG AACGACCATTTGCAACCTCTACACTATGCCGCGGATCGGGGAGCCCGTCTGGCTTACTATGATGTCGGGGACACCGGAGAAGAACCAGCTGTGCCATCGCTTCATGAAGGAATTCACTTTCTTGATGGAAAACGCTGCTAAAAACCA GTTTTTACCAGCCTTACTGACTGCGGTCCTGACTAACCACCTGGCCTGGGTCCCTACGGTCATGCCGAACGGCCAGCCGCCTATACGAATCTTCCTGGAAAAGCATTCTTCCCAGAGCGTGGACATGCTGGCCAAAACTCACCCGTACAACCCGCTGTGGGCACAGCTCG GTGACTTGTATGGGGCTATTGGATCACCTGTGAGATTAGCAAAAACAGTTGTGGTTGGCAAAAGGCATGACCTGGTACAGAGATTGCTTTACTTCCTCACTTACTTCATCAGGTGCTCAGAACTTCAAGAGACACATCTTCTAGAAAATGGGGAAGATGAAGCCATAGTCATGCCTGGAACTGTTATAACTACCACGCTGGAGAAAGGGGAAGTAGAAGAATCCGAGTATGTGCTTGTCACCATGCACAAGAACAGGGGCAACTTGCTACCGAGGGAGTCTGAAGAAATGAGAACTCCCAACTGTAGCTGTAAATATTGCAAATGTCCGATTTCCCTTGCACAAAACATAGAAGGTGTTTCACAGCAAGAGAGAGAAGACACGCAGAACACTCCTAAGGTAGAGCTGGAAACGTCTTCAGACGAGAGCAGAACTATTGTTCCTGATGATTGCCAGGAAGATGCTGTTGATGTTAAGCCATCGAGAACCTGCCTGGACACTAACCTGGAGAGCGTGGCGTGCGCAGGGGCGGCTTCACCAGAAAAACGTGTATCGACAGAATCTGGTTTAGAGCCAACAGCAAATGTGTGGAGGGATGAAGACCCGCTGGAATCGGGCAACCAGGCAGTCAGTGCAACAAGGTCACCCGGTATAGCTGTGGAAAAGAAGCCTCCAGATAAGCTCTTCTGCGATACGTTTCCTTGCGGTGCTGCTGAAGCTCAGACAAAGGTGACTTTCCTCATCGGAGACTCCATGTCACCTGATTCAGACATCGAGCTCAGAAGTCAGGCAGTAGTGGAACAAATTGCGAGGCATCACAGCCCGCCAGCAGCGGAGGAAGGAGTGTCTGCTGATCAGAACTGTGAAGCTAAACAAACTGGTGAGGACCAAAATAGAGACTGTGGGACAACTGAACCCTTTCCTCAAGTTGCTAGCGAGCATCAGAGCTGGAATCCAAACCCATACAACGCTGAGAGCATGAGTCTGTTTGATGAATATTTTACTGATGACAGTTCAATTGAAACCCGGACTATTGATGATATTCCAGGGCAAGCAGCTACGGACCTTCTTGCTCACAGCAGTAGTTTAGAGTTTTCTAAAAACCTGTGTACAAAGACTAGCAAACCACCTAGCGAATTTTGTAAATTTATGGACTCCGTTCAACAGGAGACATACAAAATCTGCTTTGCTGAGCAGGACCAAAGAGAGAAAATCTCTATTCGTGTCCCCCATGGggacagagaaaacacagagaaaaaggtCGCCCCAGGAATTGATTGGGACATTCCAAGAAATGAGAGTTCAGATAGTGCCCTGGGTGACAGTGAAAGCGAGGATGCTGGTCATGATCTAACCAGACCAAGCAGTAACTATTACGGAGGAGAGCAAGAAGATTGGGCAGAAGAATATGAGATTCCTTTTCCTGG GTCAAAATTAGTTGAAGTGAACTCTGTCCAGCCCAGTATTGCCAATTTTGGAAGATCCTTACTGGGTGGCTACTGTTCGTCGTATGTCCCTGACTTCGTTTTGCAAGGAATAGGAAGTGATGAAAAGCTGAGACACTGTTTGGTGTCAGATTTGTCTCATGCTGTGCAG caTCCTGTTCTGGATGAGCCGATTGCGGAAGCCGTCTGCATTATTGCAGACACGGACAAATGGACGGTGCAAGTGGCCAGTAGCCAGAGACGGATGATCGATAACAAGCTGGGAAAAGAAGTGTTAGTCTCCAGTCTTGTCTCTAACCTGCTTCATTCCACTCTTCAGCTTTACAAGCATAATTTGTCTCCAAACTTT tGTGTTATGCACCTGGAAGATCGGCTGCAGGAGCTCTATTTCAAGAGCAAGATGCTGTCTGAATATCTCAAGGGCCAGATGAGAGTTCACGTCAAAGAGCTGGGTGTTGTGCTGGG gATTGAATCCAGCGACCTCCCTTTACTGGCAGCTGTAGCAAGCACTCACTCTCCGTATGTTGCCCAGATACTGCTCTGA
- the FNIP1 gene encoding folliculin-interacting protein 1 isoform X3, with product MREGRGSGEPRSTLLAAERFGNSWPLPEFDPSQIRLIVYQDCERRGRNVLFDSSAKRKIEDVSVSKLCSDAQVRVFGKCCQLKPGGDSSSSLDSSINSSSSFSDAKEQCPKYQGSRCSSDANMLGEMMFGSVAMSYKGSTLKIHQIRSPPQLMLSKVFTARTGSSIYGSLNTLQDSLEFINQDSNTLKPDHSTIMNGLLGNIGLSQLCSPRRAFSEQGPLRLIRSASFFAVHSNPMDMPGREQNEDRDSGIARSASLSSLLITPFPSPGSSFNKSCASSYQRRWRRSQTTSLENGVFPRWSMDESFNLSDDSSGPSPGIVRKKKIAIGVIFSLSRDEDENNKFNEFFFSHFPLFESHMNKLKSAIEQAMKMSRRSADASQRSLAYNRIVDALNEFRTTICNLYTMPRIGEPVWLTMMSGTPEKNQLCHRFMKEFTFLMENAAKNQFLPALLTAVLTNHLAWVPTVMPNGQPPIRIFLEKHSSQSVDMLAKTHPYNPLWAQLGDLYGAIGSPVRLAKTVVVGKRHDLVQRLLYFLTYFIRCSELQETHLLENGEDEAIVMPGTVITTTLEKGEVEESEYVLVTMHKNRGNLLPRESEEMRTPNCSCKYCKCPISLAQNIEGVSQQEREDTQNTPKVELETSSDESRTIVPDDCQEDAVDVKPSRTCLDTNLESVACAGAASPEKRVSTESGLEPTANVWRDEDPLESGNQAVSATRSPGIAVEKKPPDKLFCDTFPCGAAEAQTKVTFLIGDSMSPDSDIELRSQAVVEQIARHHSPPAAEEGVSADQNCEAKQTGEDQNRDCGTTEPFPQVASEHQSWNPNPYNAESMSLFDEYFTDDSSIETRTIDDIPGQAATDLLAHSSSLEFSKNLCTKTSKPPSEFCKFMDSVQQETYKICFAEQDQREKISIRVPHGDRENTEKKVAPGIDWDIPRNESSDSALGDSESEDAGHDLTRPSSNYYGGEQEDWAEEYEIPFPGSKLVEVNSVQPSIANFGRSLLGGYCSSYVPDFVLQGIGSDEKLRHCLVSDLSHAVQHPVLDEPIAEAVCIIADTDKWTVQVASSQRRMIDNKLGKEVLVSSLVSNLLHSTLQLYKHNLSPNFCVMHLEDRLQELYFKSKMLSEYLKGQMRVHVKELGVVLGIESSDLPLLAAVASTHSPYVAQILL from the exons ATGAGGGAAGGCAGAGGCTCGGGAGAGCCCCGCTCCACGTTACTGGCTGCGGAGCGGTTTGGGAATAG ctggCCTTTGCCGGAGTTTGACCCAAGTCAGATCCGACTGATTGTGTATCAGGACTGCGAGAGAAGAGGACGGAATGTCTTGTTTGACTCGAGTGCTAAAAGAAAAATCGAGGACGTTTCGGTGTCG AAACTCTGCAGCGATGCTCAGGTGCGAGTTTTTGGGAAGTGTTGCCAACTGAAGCCCGGAGGAGATAGCTCTTCTTCCTTGGATAGTTCAATCAATTCGTCCTCCTCATTCTCTGATGCAAAAGAACAATGCCCAAAATATCAG ggttctCGGTGCTCTTCAGATGCTAACATGCTCGGAGAGATGATGTTTGGCTCTGTGGCCATGAGCTATAAGGGCTCCACATTGAAAATTCACCAGATCCG CTCACCTCCTCAGCTCATGCTCAGCAAAGTTTTCACAGCTCGCACTGGAAGCAGCATCTATGGAAGTCTGAATAC GTTGCAGGACAGTCTTGAGTTCATTAATCAAGACAGCAATACATTAAAGCCTGACCACAGTACGATTATGAATGGACTTCTTGGGAATATAG GTCtttcacagctttgcagccCTAGGCGGGCATTCTCTGAACAAGGTCCGCTCCGCCTGATCCGGAGCGCCTCTTTCTTTGCAG TTCACAGCAACCCTATGGATATGCCTGGGAGGGAGCAGAATGAGGACAGAGACAGTGGTATAGCGAGATCTG CGTCTCTTAGCAGTCTGCTCATCACTCCGTTTCCATCTCCGGGCTCTTCATTTAACAAAAGCTGTGCTAGCAGCTACCAGCGGCGGTGGCGTCGCAGCCAGACTACCAGCTTGGAGAATGGGGTCTTCCCTCGATG GTCCATGGATGAAAGCTTTAACTTGTCAGATGACAGCTCTGGTCCTAGCCCAGGAAttgttaggaagaaaaagatagcAATTGGAGTTATTTTTTCACTCTCAAGAGATGAAGATGAGAACAACAAATTTAATGAATTCTTCTTCTCACATTTTCCACTTTTTGAGAGTCACATGAACAAACTGAAGAGTGCAATAGAACAG GCTATGAAAATGAGTCGTAGATCAGCTGATGCCAGTCAGCGGAGTTTGGCATATAACAGAATTGTTGATGCCCTTAATGAATTCAG AACGACCATTTGCAACCTCTACACTATGCCGCGGATCGGGGAGCCCGTCTGGCTTACTATGATGTCGGGGACACCGGAGAAGAACCAGCTGTGCCATCGCTTCATGAAGGAATTCACTTTCTTGATGGAAAACGCTGCTAAAAACCA GTTTTTACCAGCCTTACTGACTGCGGTCCTGACTAACCACCTGGCCTGGGTCCCTACGGTCATGCCGAACGGCCAGCCGCCTATACGAATCTTCCTGGAAAAGCATTCTTCCCAGAGCGTGGACATGCTGGCCAAAACTCACCCGTACAACCCGCTGTGGGCACAGCTCG GTGACTTGTATGGGGCTATTGGATCACCTGTGAGATTAGCAAAAACAGTTGTGGTTGGCAAAAGGCATGACCTGGTACAGAGATTGCTTTACTTCCTCACTTACTTCATCAGGTGCTCAGAACTTCAAGAGACACATCTTCTAGAAAATGGGGAAGATGAAGCCATAGTCATGCCTGGAACTGTTATAACTACCACGCTGGAGAAAGGGGAAGTAGAAGAATCCGAGTATGTGCTTGTCACCATGCACAAGAACAGGGGCAACTTGCTACCGAGGGAGTCTGAAGAAATGAGAACTCCCAACTGTAGCTGTAAATATTGCAAATGTCCGATTTCCCTTGCACAAAACATAGAAGGTGTTTCACAGCAAGAGAGAGAAGACACGCAGAACACTCCTAAGGTAGAGCTGGAAACGTCTTCAGACGAGAGCAGAACTATTGTTCCTGATGATTGCCAGGAAGATGCTGTTGATGTTAAGCCATCGAGAACCTGCCTGGACACTAACCTGGAGAGCGTGGCGTGCGCAGGGGCGGCTTCACCAGAAAAACGTGTATCGACAGAATCTGGTTTAGAGCCAACAGCAAATGTGTGGAGGGATGAAGACCCGCTGGAATCGGGCAACCAGGCAGTCAGTGCAACAAGGTCACCCGGTATAGCTGTGGAAAAGAAGCCTCCAGATAAGCTCTTCTGCGATACGTTTCCTTGCGGTGCTGCTGAAGCTCAGACAAAGGTGACTTTCCTCATCGGAGACTCCATGTCACCTGATTCAGACATCGAGCTCAGAAGTCAGGCAGTAGTGGAACAAATTGCGAGGCATCACAGCCCGCCAGCAGCGGAGGAAGGAGTGTCTGCTGATCAGAACTGTGAAGCTAAACAAACTGGTGAGGACCAAAATAGAGACTGTGGGACAACTGAACCCTTTCCTCAAGTTGCTAGCGAGCATCAGAGCTGGAATCCAAACCCATACAACGCTGAGAGCATGAGTCTGTTTGATGAATATTTTACTGATGACAGTTCAATTGAAACCCGGACTATTGATGATATTCCAGGGCAAGCAGCTACGGACCTTCTTGCTCACAGCAGTAGTTTAGAGTTTTCTAAAAACCTGTGTACAAAGACTAGCAAACCACCTAGCGAATTTTGTAAATTTATGGACTCCGTTCAACAGGAGACATACAAAATCTGCTTTGCTGAGCAGGACCAAAGAGAGAAAATCTCTATTCGTGTCCCCCATGGggacagagaaaacacagagaaaaaggtCGCCCCAGGAATTGATTGGGACATTCCAAGAAATGAGAGTTCAGATAGTGCCCTGGGTGACAGTGAAAGCGAGGATGCTGGTCATGATCTAACCAGACCAAGCAGTAACTATTACGGAGGAGAGCAAGAAGATTGGGCAGAAGAATATGAGATTCCTTTTCCTGG GTCAAAATTAGTTGAAGTGAACTCTGTCCAGCCCAGTATTGCCAATTTTGGAAGATCCTTACTGGGTGGCTACTGTTCGTCGTATGTCCCTGACTTCGTTTTGCAAGGAATAGGAAGTGATGAAAAGCTGAGACACTGTTTGGTGTCAGATTTGTCTCATGCTGTGCAG caTCCTGTTCTGGATGAGCCGATTGCGGAAGCCGTCTGCATTATTGCAGACACGGACAAATGGACGGTGCAAGTGGCCAGTAGCCAGAGACGGATGATCGATAACAAGCTGGGAAAAGAAGTGTTAGTCTCCAGTCTTGTCTCTAACCTGCTTCATTCCACTCTTCAGCTTTACAAGCATAATTTGTCTCCAAACTTT tGTGTTATGCACCTGGAAGATCGGCTGCAGGAGCTCTATTTCAAGAGCAAGATGCTGTCTGAATATCTCAAGGGCCAGATGAGAGTTCACGTCAAAGAGCTGGGTGTTGTGCTGGG gATTGAATCCAGCGACCTCCCTTTACTGGCAGCTGTAGCAAGCACTCACTCTCCGTATGTTGCCCAGATACTGCTCTGA